In Poecile atricapillus isolate bPoeAtr1 chromosome W, bPoeAtr1.hap1, whole genome shotgun sequence, one DNA window encodes the following:
- the LOC131592413 gene encoding U6 snRNA-associated Sm-like protein LSm8, translating to MTSALENYINRTVAVITSDGRMIVGTLKGFDQTINLILDESHERVFSSSQGVEQVVLGLYIVRGDNVAVIGEIDEETDSALDLGNIRAEPLNSVVH from the exons ATGACCTCCGCGCTGGAGAACTACATCAACC GTACTGTTGCAGTAATTACTTCTGATGGAAGAATGATTGTG gGAACACTCAAAGGTTTTGATCAGACCATAAACTTGATTTTGGATGAAAGCCATGAACGAGTGTTCAGTTCTTCACAAGGAGTTGAGCAAGTAGTGCTGGGCTTATACATTGTAAGAGGTGATAATGT tgctgtgaTTGGTGAAATTGATGAAGAGACAGATTCAGCTCTTGACTTGGGAAATATTCGAGCAGAACCTTTAAACTCAGTTGTGcactga